CCGGTGTCGGTCAGGCGGATCTGTTTCTGTCGGCCGACGCGCTCGACTTCGATGTAGCCGTCGTCGACGAGCGGGTCGACGATGTTGGCGTTGAGCAGTGCGAACTTCGCCTTGTCGTTGGCGGGGTCGGCGTCGGCGATAAAGGACAGGGCTTCCGACTCGGCGTGTTCGATCAGGTCGGACTTCTTGGCGGTGTAGCTGTCGCTGTTGCGCTCTTCGAGGTAGGCGAGGACGGCGACCTGGTCGCGGGAGACCGCTTCGATGGGGTAAGAGGGAAGCACCACGTCGTCGCGCATGCCCCGCGTTCGCGGGTTCTCCTCGAGGTCGGGGACGTGTTCCTCGGCGCGGACGTAGTAGGCGGTTGCCTCGGTAGCCATGCAGGCGATGGCGCTGCCGATGG
This DNA window, taken from Halosimplex litoreum, encodes the following:
- a CDS encoding HFX_2341 family transcriptional regulator domain-containing protein — encoded protein: MRTIDEVHVVPLGYEHDRILRPLRKHDADTVYLLAADGEHTPLTPYQEALVEELEDDGRTIRFRETNLSDLYDVLAVVTTVAAAHEQDVVRVNVSSGGKLAAIGSAIACMATEATAYYVRAEEHVPDLEENPRTRGMRDDVVLPSYPIEAVSRDQVAVLAYLEERNSDSYTAKKSDLIEHAESEALSFIADADPANDKAKFALLNANIVDPLVDDGYIEVERVGRQKQIRLTDTGQNVLHAFRHKL